The following are encoded in a window of Ricinus communis isolate WT05 ecotype wild-type chromosome 4, ASM1957865v1, whole genome shotgun sequence genomic DNA:
- the LOC8266367 gene encoding telomere length regulation protein TEL2 homolog isoform X2, whose translation MEEEANRKKREVESSVMDKTGEVISAIKTAKHVDQVICALHSLAILLFPIDSSLISGSLDKPYRDQVLSAKIPCAEHRGEWWHVFYRGAAFSTLARVLLLDVASNWLACFPLSARKYLYDTFFVSGLSTEVVQILVPCLQLNGIDSFDANAVQSNSERLLLLYVLENDGLVRISREFGSMHQSVDSTNTQLLPVVSRMAQIVASIPDKARPRAPASLSSHIQILREVQERVTNLLDKDSTSACYLDGVMLFAGETFSRICRRGSSDVLLGEVLPQVIKYVRWFLSSSTDPAKEEVFEANPESQFWLRMMEAIKDLYAVERMSEQLFHQLAIENVTDIEAYWTIWLLFNRILKNQPSVRSMFVEKFLLWKVFPICCLRWIIQFAVLECPPVANSLTKGCEARVLLDTVQRLLAVWSKREFLQSAPIEQQAYITAAVGLCMEQMSKEELDNSKDAMHSILQGVSCRLESPTHLVRKMASNVALVFSKVIDPKNPLYLDDSCTEENIDWEFGLTKAEKRTLPTLKENEKAKPPTIPEPEEDLNYSRSNVTSRNTKGDKKKLSLVKLVDPDEIIDPAMLNYGSASDKDEDDDASENSDSSSESSLQPYDITDDDRDLQKRFTQLVDVVGALRKSDDADGAERALDVAEKLVRAAPDELAHIAGDLARALVQVRCSDLAVEGEEDSAEEKRQRALISLLVTCPLPSLDTLNKLLYSANVDISQRIMILDIMTEAAQELADAKTIKPKHQSRVLISTVTENQPWFLPSSSGPPGAGCWKEVSETGTLLNYSNRYERELPLKPDQIIRGKTRRWGLRSPNTQESQLEWTHNKFPVYAASFMLPVMQDFDKKRHGVDLLGRDFIVLGKLIYMLGVCMRCVSLHPEATALAPPLLDMLRSKEICQHKEAYVRRAVLFAASCVLVSLHPSYVASAVTEGNSEVSKGLEWIRTWALDIVESDVDKECYMMAMRCLQLHAEMALQASRALEAAESTLKAKKVGFPSSLSRGTIRIPYSNVEY comes from the exons ATGGAGGAGGAAgcaaacagaaagaaaagagaggtaGAAAGCAGTGTAATGGACAAAACTGGAGAAGTAATTTCAGCAATAAAGACAGCTAAACATGTAGACCAAGTCATATGCGCTCTTCACTCCCTCGCTATCCTTCTCTTCCCTATAGATTCCTCTCTAATTTCAG GTAGTCTTGACAAGCCTTACAGAGACCAAGTACTTAGTGCTAAAATTCCTTGTGCAGAGCATAGAGGGGAATGGTGGCATGTATTCTATCGAGGAGCTGCATTTTCAACATTAGCTAGGGTTTTGTTACTTG ATGTTGCTTCTAATTGGTTGGCTTGTTTCCCTCTTTCGGCGAGGAAATATTTGTATGATACTTTCTTTGTAAGTGGACTTTCTACGGAGGTCGTTCAGATTTTAGTTCCTTGCTTACAGCTAAATGGAATCGATAGTTTTGATGCTAATGCTGTCCAATCAAATTCTGAAAG GTTACTTCTTCTCTACGTACTCGAAAATGATGGATTAGTGAGAATTTCCAGAGAATTTGGCAGCATGCACCAATCTGTTGATTCTACAAACACACAACTTCTGCCAGTTGTATCTAGGATGGCACAGATTGTTGCATCTATTCCTGACAAAGCACGACCAAGAGCCCCAGCTTCACTGTCATCACA CATTCAAATTCTGCGTGAAGTACAAGAGAGAGTTACAAATCTACTAGATAAAGATTCTACCAGTGCATGTTATTTGGATGGTGTAATGCTATTTGCTGGGGAAACATTTTCTCGTATATGTCGACGTGGTTCTTCAG ATGTGCTGTTAGGTGAGGTACTTCCTCaggtaattaaatatgttcgATGGTTTCTATCGTCAAGTACTGATccagcaaaagaagaagtgTTTGAGGCAAACCCCGAATCACAGTTTTGGTTAAGGATGATGGAAGCAATTAAAGATTTGTATGCTGTAGAAAGAATGTCTGAACAACTTTTTCACCAGCTGGCGATTGAAAATGTAACTGATATTGAAGCTTATTGGACTATTTGGTTACTGTTTAATCGGATTCTTAAAAATCAGCCATCAGTCAG GTCTATGTTTGTTGAAAAATTTCTACTTTGGAAAGTATTCCCTATTTGTTGCCTAAGATGGATAATTCAATTTGCGGTTCTTGAATGTCCACCTGTTGCTAATTCACTCACTAAAGGTTGTGAAGCACGTGTTCTCTTAGACACGGTGCAGCGTCTGCTTGCAGTATGGTCTAAAAGGGAGTTTTTGCAATCAGCTCCAATAGAGCAGCAAGCTT ATATAACTGCTGCTGTAGGTCTTTGCATGGAGCAGATGTCTAAAGAGGAACTTGATAATTCTAAAGATGCGATGCACTCAATTCTTCAAGGAGTTAGCT GTAGGCTAGAAAGCCCTACTCATTTAGTTCGGAAAATGGCTAGTAATGTTGCGTTAGTCTTCTCCAAGGTGATTGATCCAAAAAACCCCCTATACCTTGATGATAGTTGCACCGAGGAGAATATTGACTGGGAGTTTGGATTGACTAAAGCTGAGAAGAGAACTCTGCCTACCTTAAAGGAAAATGAGAAAGCAAAACCACCGACCATTCCAGAGCCAGAAGAGGACTTGAACTATTCAAGATCTAATGTAACAAGCAGGAATACTAAGGgtgacaaaaagaaattatctcTAGTTAAATTGGTCGATCCTGATGAGATTATTGATCCAGCTATGCTAAATTATGGATCGGCCTCCGATAAAGATGAGGATGATGATGCAAGCGAGAATTCCGATTCATCCAGTGAGTCATCTTTACAGCCATATGACATAACAGATGATGACAGAGATCTACAAAAACGATTTACACAGTTGGTTGATGTGGTTGGAGCCCTACGGAAATCTGATGATGCTGATGGG GCAGAGAGGGCGCTTGATGTTGCTGAAAAGCTTGTACGAGCAGCACCTGATGAACTTGCACACATAGCAGGTGATCTTGCTAGAGCCCTTGTCCAAGTTCGTTGCTCTGATTTGGCTGTAGAAGGTGAGGAAGATTCAGCTGAAGAAAAGAGGCAAAGAGCATTAATTTCCTTGCTTGTCACATGTCCTCTCCCATCTCTTGATACTCTAAACAAGCTGTTATATTCTGCAAATGTAGACATCAGCCAACGTATAATGATTCTTGACATAATGACTGAAGCTGCTCAGGAACTTGCTGATGCTAAGACTATCAAACCTAAACATCAATCCAGGGTCCTCATATCAACTGTAACAGAAAATCAACCCTGGTTCTTGCCTAGTAGCTCAGGACCTCCAGGAGCTGGTTGCTGGAAAGAGGTATCAGAAACAGGAACCCTATTAAACTATTCCAATCGTTATGAGAGGGAACTTCCACTTAAACCTGATCAGATCATAAGAGGGAAGACTCGCCGTTGGGGCCTTAGATCACCAAATACACAGGAAAGCCAGTTGGAATGGACTCATAACAAGTTTCCTGTTTATGCAGCATCATTTATGCTTCCTGTTATGCAGGATTTTGATAAGAAAAGGCATGGTGTTGATTTGCTTGGTAGAGATTTTATTGTTCTGGGGAAACTCATATATATGCTTGGTGTGTGTATGAGATGCGTTTCCTTGCATCCAGAAGCGACTGCTTTGGCTCCCCCCCTTCTAGATATGTTAAGATCCAA GGAGATTTGCCAACATAAGGAAGCATATGTCAGAAGGGCTGTTCTTTTTGCCGCTTCATGCGTATTGGTGTCACTTCATCCATCCTATGTTGCATCAGCAGTAACAGAAGGAAACAGTGAAGTTTCTAAAGGGCTTGAATGGATCCGTACATGGGCCCTCGACATAGTTGAGTCTGATGTAGACAAGGAGTGCTATATG ATGGCTATGCGGTGTCTCCAACTTCATGCTGAGATGGCGCTCCAAGCTTCCAGAGCACTAGAGGCAGCAGAAAGTACATTAAAGGCAAAGAAAGTCGGTTTCCCTTCCAGTTTGTCAAGGGGGACGATCAGAATCCCCTACTCAAATGTGGAATACTAA
- the LOC8266367 gene encoding telomere length regulation protein TEL2 homolog isoform X3, with product MEEEANRKKREVESSVMDKTGEVISAIKTAKHVDQVICALHSLAILLFPIDSSLISEHRGEWWHVFYRGAAFSTLARVLLLDVASNWLACFPLSARKYLYDTFFVSGLSTEVVQILVPCLQLNGIDSFDANAVQSNSERLLLLYVLENDGLVRISREFGSMHQSVDSTNTQLLPVVSRMAQIVASIPDKARPRAPASLSSHLFFKQISIQILREVQERVTNLLDKDSTSACYLDGVMLFAGETFSRICRRGSSDVLLGEVLPQVIKYVRWFLSSSTDPAKEEVFEANPESQFWLRMMEAIKDLYAVERMSEQLFHQLAIENVTDIEAYWTIWLLFNRILKNQPSVRSMFVEKFLLWKVFPICCLRWIIQFAVLECPPVANSLTKGCEARVLLDTVQRLLAVWSKREFLQSAPIEQQAYITAAVGLCMEQMSKEELDNSKDAMHSILQGVSCRLESPTHLVRKMASNVALVFSKVIDPKNPLYLDDSCTEENIDWEFGLTKAEKRTLPTLKENEKAKPPTIPEPEEDLNYSRSNVTSRNTKGDKKKLSLVKLVDPDEIIDPAMLNYGSASDKDEDDDASENSDSSSESSLQPYDITDDDRDLQKRFTQLVDVVGALRKSDDADGAERALDVAEKLVRAAPDELAHIAGDLARALVQVRCSDLAVEGEEDSAEEKRQRALISLLVTCPLPSLDTLNKLLYSANVDISQRIMILDIMTEAAQELADAKTIKPKHQSRVLISTVTENQPWFLPSSSGPPGAGCWKEVSETGTLLNYSNRYERELPLKPDQIIRGKTRRWGLRSPNTQESQLEWTHNKFPVYAASFMLPVMQDFDKKRHGVDLLGRDFIVLGKLIYMLGVCMRCVSLHPEATALAPPLLDMLRSKEICQHKEAYVRRAVLFAASCVLVSLHPSYVASAVTEGNSEVSKGLEWIRTWALDIVESDVDKECYMMAMRCLQLHAEMALQASRALEAAESTLKAKKVGFPSSLSRGTIRIPYSNVEY from the exons ATGGAGGAGGAAgcaaacagaaagaaaagagaggtaGAAAGCAGTGTAATGGACAAAACTGGAGAAGTAATTTCAGCAATAAAGACAGCTAAACATGTAGACCAAGTCATATGCGCTCTTCACTCCCTCGCTATCCTTCTCTTCCCTATAGATTCCTCTCTAATTTCAG AGCATAGAGGGGAATGGTGGCATGTATTCTATCGAGGAGCTGCATTTTCAACATTAGCTAGGGTTTTGTTACTTG ATGTTGCTTCTAATTGGTTGGCTTGTTTCCCTCTTTCGGCGAGGAAATATTTGTATGATACTTTCTTTGTAAGTGGACTTTCTACGGAGGTCGTTCAGATTTTAGTTCCTTGCTTACAGCTAAATGGAATCGATAGTTTTGATGCTAATGCTGTCCAATCAAATTCTGAAAG GTTACTTCTTCTCTACGTACTCGAAAATGATGGATTAGTGAGAATTTCCAGAGAATTTGGCAGCATGCACCAATCTGTTGATTCTACAAACACACAACTTCTGCCAGTTGTATCTAGGATGGCACAGATTGTTGCATCTATTCCTGACAAAGCACGACCAAGAGCCCCAGCTTCACTGTCATCACA TTTATTCTTCAAGCAAATTAGCATTCAAATTCTGCGTGAAGTACAAGAGAGAGTTACAAATCTACTAGATAAAGATTCTACCAGTGCATGTTATTTGGATGGTGTAATGCTATTTGCTGGGGAAACATTTTCTCGTATATGTCGACGTGGTTCTTCAG ATGTGCTGTTAGGTGAGGTACTTCCTCaggtaattaaatatgttcgATGGTTTCTATCGTCAAGTACTGATccagcaaaagaagaagtgTTTGAGGCAAACCCCGAATCACAGTTTTGGTTAAGGATGATGGAAGCAATTAAAGATTTGTATGCTGTAGAAAGAATGTCTGAACAACTTTTTCACCAGCTGGCGATTGAAAATGTAACTGATATTGAAGCTTATTGGACTATTTGGTTACTGTTTAATCGGATTCTTAAAAATCAGCCATCAGTCAG GTCTATGTTTGTTGAAAAATTTCTACTTTGGAAAGTATTCCCTATTTGTTGCCTAAGATGGATAATTCAATTTGCGGTTCTTGAATGTCCACCTGTTGCTAATTCACTCACTAAAGGTTGTGAAGCACGTGTTCTCTTAGACACGGTGCAGCGTCTGCTTGCAGTATGGTCTAAAAGGGAGTTTTTGCAATCAGCTCCAATAGAGCAGCAAGCTT ATATAACTGCTGCTGTAGGTCTTTGCATGGAGCAGATGTCTAAAGAGGAACTTGATAATTCTAAAGATGCGATGCACTCAATTCTTCAAGGAGTTAGCT GTAGGCTAGAAAGCCCTACTCATTTAGTTCGGAAAATGGCTAGTAATGTTGCGTTAGTCTTCTCCAAGGTGATTGATCCAAAAAACCCCCTATACCTTGATGATAGTTGCACCGAGGAGAATATTGACTGGGAGTTTGGATTGACTAAAGCTGAGAAGAGAACTCTGCCTACCTTAAAGGAAAATGAGAAAGCAAAACCACCGACCATTCCAGAGCCAGAAGAGGACTTGAACTATTCAAGATCTAATGTAACAAGCAGGAATACTAAGGgtgacaaaaagaaattatctcTAGTTAAATTGGTCGATCCTGATGAGATTATTGATCCAGCTATGCTAAATTATGGATCGGCCTCCGATAAAGATGAGGATGATGATGCAAGCGAGAATTCCGATTCATCCAGTGAGTCATCTTTACAGCCATATGACATAACAGATGATGACAGAGATCTACAAAAACGATTTACACAGTTGGTTGATGTGGTTGGAGCCCTACGGAAATCTGATGATGCTGATGGG GCAGAGAGGGCGCTTGATGTTGCTGAAAAGCTTGTACGAGCAGCACCTGATGAACTTGCACACATAGCAGGTGATCTTGCTAGAGCCCTTGTCCAAGTTCGTTGCTCTGATTTGGCTGTAGAAGGTGAGGAAGATTCAGCTGAAGAAAAGAGGCAAAGAGCATTAATTTCCTTGCTTGTCACATGTCCTCTCCCATCTCTTGATACTCTAAACAAGCTGTTATATTCTGCAAATGTAGACATCAGCCAACGTATAATGATTCTTGACATAATGACTGAAGCTGCTCAGGAACTTGCTGATGCTAAGACTATCAAACCTAAACATCAATCCAGGGTCCTCATATCAACTGTAACAGAAAATCAACCCTGGTTCTTGCCTAGTAGCTCAGGACCTCCAGGAGCTGGTTGCTGGAAAGAGGTATCAGAAACAGGAACCCTATTAAACTATTCCAATCGTTATGAGAGGGAACTTCCACTTAAACCTGATCAGATCATAAGAGGGAAGACTCGCCGTTGGGGCCTTAGATCACCAAATACACAGGAAAGCCAGTTGGAATGGACTCATAACAAGTTTCCTGTTTATGCAGCATCATTTATGCTTCCTGTTATGCAGGATTTTGATAAGAAAAGGCATGGTGTTGATTTGCTTGGTAGAGATTTTATTGTTCTGGGGAAACTCATATATATGCTTGGTGTGTGTATGAGATGCGTTTCCTTGCATCCAGAAGCGACTGCTTTGGCTCCCCCCCTTCTAGATATGTTAAGATCCAA GGAGATTTGCCAACATAAGGAAGCATATGTCAGAAGGGCTGTTCTTTTTGCCGCTTCATGCGTATTGGTGTCACTTCATCCATCCTATGTTGCATCAGCAGTAACAGAAGGAAACAGTGAAGTTTCTAAAGGGCTTGAATGGATCCGTACATGGGCCCTCGACATAGTTGAGTCTGATGTAGACAAGGAGTGCTATATG ATGGCTATGCGGTGTCTCCAACTTCATGCTGAGATGGCGCTCCAAGCTTCCAGAGCACTAGAGGCAGCAGAAAGTACATTAAAGGCAAAGAAAGTCGGTTTCCCTTCCAGTTTGTCAAGGGGGACGATCAGAATCCCCTACTCAAATGTGGAATACTAA
- the LOC8266367 gene encoding telomere length regulation protein TEL2 homolog isoform X1, which translates to MEEEANRKKREVESSVMDKTGEVISAIKTAKHVDQVICALHSLAILLFPIDSSLISGSLDKPYRDQVLSAKIPCAEHRGEWWHVFYRGAAFSTLARVLLLDVASNWLACFPLSARKYLYDTFFVSGLSTEVVQILVPCLQLNGIDSFDANAVQSNSERLLLLYVLENDGLVRISREFGSMHQSVDSTNTQLLPVVSRMAQIVASIPDKARPRAPASLSSHLFFKQISIQILREVQERVTNLLDKDSTSACYLDGVMLFAGETFSRICRRGSSDVLLGEVLPQVIKYVRWFLSSSTDPAKEEVFEANPESQFWLRMMEAIKDLYAVERMSEQLFHQLAIENVTDIEAYWTIWLLFNRILKNQPSVRSMFVEKFLLWKVFPICCLRWIIQFAVLECPPVANSLTKGCEARVLLDTVQRLLAVWSKREFLQSAPIEQQAYITAAVGLCMEQMSKEELDNSKDAMHSILQGVSCRLESPTHLVRKMASNVALVFSKVIDPKNPLYLDDSCTEENIDWEFGLTKAEKRTLPTLKENEKAKPPTIPEPEEDLNYSRSNVTSRNTKGDKKKLSLVKLVDPDEIIDPAMLNYGSASDKDEDDDASENSDSSSESSLQPYDITDDDRDLQKRFTQLVDVVGALRKSDDADGAERALDVAEKLVRAAPDELAHIAGDLARALVQVRCSDLAVEGEEDSAEEKRQRALISLLVTCPLPSLDTLNKLLYSANVDISQRIMILDIMTEAAQELADAKTIKPKHQSRVLISTVTENQPWFLPSSSGPPGAGCWKEVSETGTLLNYSNRYERELPLKPDQIIRGKTRRWGLRSPNTQESQLEWTHNKFPVYAASFMLPVMQDFDKKRHGVDLLGRDFIVLGKLIYMLGVCMRCVSLHPEATALAPPLLDMLRSKEICQHKEAYVRRAVLFAASCVLVSLHPSYVASAVTEGNSEVSKGLEWIRTWALDIVESDVDKECYMMAMRCLQLHAEMALQASRALEAAESTLKAKKVGFPSSLSRGTIRIPYSNVEY; encoded by the exons ATGGAGGAGGAAgcaaacagaaagaaaagagaggtaGAAAGCAGTGTAATGGACAAAACTGGAGAAGTAATTTCAGCAATAAAGACAGCTAAACATGTAGACCAAGTCATATGCGCTCTTCACTCCCTCGCTATCCTTCTCTTCCCTATAGATTCCTCTCTAATTTCAG GTAGTCTTGACAAGCCTTACAGAGACCAAGTACTTAGTGCTAAAATTCCTTGTGCAGAGCATAGAGGGGAATGGTGGCATGTATTCTATCGAGGAGCTGCATTTTCAACATTAGCTAGGGTTTTGTTACTTG ATGTTGCTTCTAATTGGTTGGCTTGTTTCCCTCTTTCGGCGAGGAAATATTTGTATGATACTTTCTTTGTAAGTGGACTTTCTACGGAGGTCGTTCAGATTTTAGTTCCTTGCTTACAGCTAAATGGAATCGATAGTTTTGATGCTAATGCTGTCCAATCAAATTCTGAAAG GTTACTTCTTCTCTACGTACTCGAAAATGATGGATTAGTGAGAATTTCCAGAGAATTTGGCAGCATGCACCAATCTGTTGATTCTACAAACACACAACTTCTGCCAGTTGTATCTAGGATGGCACAGATTGTTGCATCTATTCCTGACAAAGCACGACCAAGAGCCCCAGCTTCACTGTCATCACA TTTATTCTTCAAGCAAATTAGCATTCAAATTCTGCGTGAAGTACAAGAGAGAGTTACAAATCTACTAGATAAAGATTCTACCAGTGCATGTTATTTGGATGGTGTAATGCTATTTGCTGGGGAAACATTTTCTCGTATATGTCGACGTGGTTCTTCAG ATGTGCTGTTAGGTGAGGTACTTCCTCaggtaattaaatatgttcgATGGTTTCTATCGTCAAGTACTGATccagcaaaagaagaagtgTTTGAGGCAAACCCCGAATCACAGTTTTGGTTAAGGATGATGGAAGCAATTAAAGATTTGTATGCTGTAGAAAGAATGTCTGAACAACTTTTTCACCAGCTGGCGATTGAAAATGTAACTGATATTGAAGCTTATTGGACTATTTGGTTACTGTTTAATCGGATTCTTAAAAATCAGCCATCAGTCAG GTCTATGTTTGTTGAAAAATTTCTACTTTGGAAAGTATTCCCTATTTGTTGCCTAAGATGGATAATTCAATTTGCGGTTCTTGAATGTCCACCTGTTGCTAATTCACTCACTAAAGGTTGTGAAGCACGTGTTCTCTTAGACACGGTGCAGCGTCTGCTTGCAGTATGGTCTAAAAGGGAGTTTTTGCAATCAGCTCCAATAGAGCAGCAAGCTT ATATAACTGCTGCTGTAGGTCTTTGCATGGAGCAGATGTCTAAAGAGGAACTTGATAATTCTAAAGATGCGATGCACTCAATTCTTCAAGGAGTTAGCT GTAGGCTAGAAAGCCCTACTCATTTAGTTCGGAAAATGGCTAGTAATGTTGCGTTAGTCTTCTCCAAGGTGATTGATCCAAAAAACCCCCTATACCTTGATGATAGTTGCACCGAGGAGAATATTGACTGGGAGTTTGGATTGACTAAAGCTGAGAAGAGAACTCTGCCTACCTTAAAGGAAAATGAGAAAGCAAAACCACCGACCATTCCAGAGCCAGAAGAGGACTTGAACTATTCAAGATCTAATGTAACAAGCAGGAATACTAAGGgtgacaaaaagaaattatctcTAGTTAAATTGGTCGATCCTGATGAGATTATTGATCCAGCTATGCTAAATTATGGATCGGCCTCCGATAAAGATGAGGATGATGATGCAAGCGAGAATTCCGATTCATCCAGTGAGTCATCTTTACAGCCATATGACATAACAGATGATGACAGAGATCTACAAAAACGATTTACACAGTTGGTTGATGTGGTTGGAGCCCTACGGAAATCTGATGATGCTGATGGG GCAGAGAGGGCGCTTGATGTTGCTGAAAAGCTTGTACGAGCAGCACCTGATGAACTTGCACACATAGCAGGTGATCTTGCTAGAGCCCTTGTCCAAGTTCGTTGCTCTGATTTGGCTGTAGAAGGTGAGGAAGATTCAGCTGAAGAAAAGAGGCAAAGAGCATTAATTTCCTTGCTTGTCACATGTCCTCTCCCATCTCTTGATACTCTAAACAAGCTGTTATATTCTGCAAATGTAGACATCAGCCAACGTATAATGATTCTTGACATAATGACTGAAGCTGCTCAGGAACTTGCTGATGCTAAGACTATCAAACCTAAACATCAATCCAGGGTCCTCATATCAACTGTAACAGAAAATCAACCCTGGTTCTTGCCTAGTAGCTCAGGACCTCCAGGAGCTGGTTGCTGGAAAGAGGTATCAGAAACAGGAACCCTATTAAACTATTCCAATCGTTATGAGAGGGAACTTCCACTTAAACCTGATCAGATCATAAGAGGGAAGACTCGCCGTTGGGGCCTTAGATCACCAAATACACAGGAAAGCCAGTTGGAATGGACTCATAACAAGTTTCCTGTTTATGCAGCATCATTTATGCTTCCTGTTATGCAGGATTTTGATAAGAAAAGGCATGGTGTTGATTTGCTTGGTAGAGATTTTATTGTTCTGGGGAAACTCATATATATGCTTGGTGTGTGTATGAGATGCGTTTCCTTGCATCCAGAAGCGACTGCTTTGGCTCCCCCCCTTCTAGATATGTTAAGATCCAA GGAGATTTGCCAACATAAGGAAGCATATGTCAGAAGGGCTGTTCTTTTTGCCGCTTCATGCGTATTGGTGTCACTTCATCCATCCTATGTTGCATCAGCAGTAACAGAAGGAAACAGTGAAGTTTCTAAAGGGCTTGAATGGATCCGTACATGGGCCCTCGACATAGTTGAGTCTGATGTAGACAAGGAGTGCTATATG ATGGCTATGCGGTGTCTCCAACTTCATGCTGAGATGGCGCTCCAAGCTTCCAGAGCACTAGAGGCAGCAGAAAGTACATTAAAGGCAAAGAAAGTCGGTTTCCCTTCCAGTTTGTCAAGGGGGACGATCAGAATCCCCTACTCAAATGTGGAATACTAA